In Mus caroli chromosome 19, CAROLI_EIJ_v1.1, whole genome shotgun sequence, a genomic segment contains:
- the Eif1ad gene encoding probable RNA-binding protein EIF1AD yields MSQASKRKHVVQEVLGEHMVPSDHQQIVKVLRTPGNNLHEVETAQGQRFLVSMPSKYRKNIWIKRGDFLIVDPIEEGEKVKAEISFVLCKNHVRSLQKEGHWPEAFSEVAEKQNNMNRESQPELPAEPQLSGEGSSSEDDSDLFVNTNHRQYHESEEESEEDEEEEEEAA; encoded by the exons ATGTCTCAGGCCAGCAAGAGGAAGCATGTGGTGCAGGAGGTGCTGGGGGAGCACATGGTGCCTTCTGACCACCAGCAGATAGTGAAA GTCCTCAGGACTCCTGGGAACAATCTGCATGAGGTGGAGACAGCACAGGGGCAGCGCTTCCTGGTGAGCATGCCCTCCAAATACCGCAAGAACATCTGGATCAAGAGAG GGGACTTCCTCATTGTTGACCCTattgaagaaggagaaaaagtgAAGGCTGAGATCTCTTTTGTGCTCTGCAAGAACCATGTCCGCTCTCTACAGAAGGAGGGTCACTG GCCCGAGGCCTTCTCTGAGGTAGCTGAGAAACAGAACAATATGAACAG AGAGAGTCAGCCAGAACTCCCTGCTGAGCCACAGCTGTCAGGAGAAGGGTCCAGTTCTGAAGATGATTCTGACCTCTTTGTCAACACCAATCACAGACAGTATCATGAGAGCGAGGAGGAGAGTgaagaagacgaggaggaggaggaggaggcagcctgA
- the Sart1 gene encoding U4/U6.U5 tri-snRNP-associated protein 1, with protein MGSSKKHRGEKEAAGTTAAAGTGGTTEQPPRHREHKKHKHRSSGGGSGGGERRKRSRERGSERGSGRRGAEAEARSGVHSRERSQAEPSERRVKREKRDDGYEAAASSKASSGDASSLSIEETNKLRAKLGLKPLEVNAVKKEAGTKEEPVAADVINPMALRQREELREKLAAAKEKRLLNQKLGKIKTLGEDDPWLDDTAAWIERSRQLQKEKDLAEKRAKLLEEMDQEFGVSTLVEEEFEQRRQDLYSARDLQGLTVEHAIDSFREGETVVLTLKDKGVLQDGEDVLVNVNMVDKERADKNVELRKKKPDYLPYAEDESVDDLAQQKPRSILAKYDEELEGERPHSFRLEQGGMADGLRERELEEIRTKLRLQAQSLSSVGPRLASEYLSPEEMVTFKKTKRRVKKIRKKEKEVIMRADDLLPLGDQTQDGDFGSRLRGRGRRRVPEVEEEALEDEEKDPVAQPPPSDDTRVENMDISDEEDGGALPPGSPEGLEEDEAELELQKQLEKGRRLRQLQQLQQLRDSGEKVLEIVKKLESRQRGWEEEEDPERKGTIVFNATSEFCRTLGEIPTYGLAGNREEQEELMDFERDEERSANGGSESDGEENIGWSTVNLDEEKQHQDFSASSTTILDEEPIVNRGLAAALLLCQNKGLLETTVQKVARVKAPNKSLPSAVYCIEDKMAIDDKYSRREEYRGFTQDFKEKDGYKPDVKIEYVDETGRKLTPKEAFRQLSHRFHGKGSGKMKTERRMKKLDEEALLKKMSSSDTPLGTVALLQEKQKAQKTPYIVLSGSGKSMNANTITK; from the exons ATGGGGTCGTCAAAGAAGCACCGTGGCGAGAAGGAGGCGGCCGGGACGACGGCTGCGGCCGGGACCGGGGGCACGACCGAGCAGCCGCCACGGCATCGCGAGCATAAGAAACACAAGCACCGGAGCAGCGGCGGGGGCAGCGGCGGCGGCGAACGACGGAAGCGGAGCCGGGAGCGTGGGAGTGAGCGCGGGAGCGGGCGGCGTGGGGCGGAAGCCGAGGCCCGCAGCGGAGTGCACAGTCGCGAACGAAGCCAAGCGGAGCCCTCGGAGCGGCGCGTGAAGCGGGAGAAACGCGATGATGGCTACGAGGCCG CTGCCAGCTCTAAAGCCAGCTCTGGCGATGCCTCATCACTCAGCATCGAGGAGACCAA TAAACTCCGAGCAAAGTTGGGGCTGAAGCCCTTGGAGGTCAATGCTGTTAAGAAAG AGGCGGGCACCAAGGAGGAGCCCGTGGCAGCCGATGTTATCAACCCCATGGCCTTGCGACAGCGGGAAGAACTGCGGGAGAAGCTGGCAGCTGCCAAGGAAAAGCGCTTGCTGAACCAAAAATTGGG GAAAATAAAGACACTGGGGGAGGATGACCCCTGGCTGGATGATACTGCAGCCTGGATAGAGAGGAGCCGGCAGCTACAGAAAGAGAAGGACCTGGCAGAGAAGCGG GCTAAGCTACTAGAGGAGATGGACCAAGAGTTTGGCGTGAGCACTTTAGTGGAGGAGGAGTTTGAGCAGAGGCGACAG GACCTGTACAGTGCCCGGGACCTGCAAGGCCTCACTGTGGAACATGCCATCGATTCTTTTCGAGAAGGGGAGACTGTGGTTCTCACCCTCAAGGACAAAG GGGTACTGCAGGACGGGGAGGACGTGCTGGTGAATGTGAACATGGTGGACAAGGAGCGGGCGGACAAGAACGTGGAGCTTCGGAAAAAGAAGCCCGACTACCTGCCCTATGCGGAAGATGAGAGTGTGGATGATCTGGCACAG CAAAAACCTCGCTCTATCCTGGCCAAATATGATGAGGAACTGGAGGGCGAGCGACCACATTCCTTCCGTCTGGAGCAGGGTGGGATGGCTGATGGCCTGAGGGAACGAGAGTTAGAAGAAATCCGCACCAAGCTACGGCTGCAGGCTCAGTCTCTGAGCTCCGTAGGGCCCCGGCTTGCCTCTGAGTACCTCAGTCCCGAGGAGATG GTGACCTTCAAAAAGACCAAACGGAGAGTGAAGAAAATccgaaagaaggagaaggaggtgaTAATGAGGGCAGATGACTTGCTGCCCCTGGGCGACCAGACTCAGGATGGGGACTTTGGATCCAG GCTCCGGGGCCGGGGTCGGCGCCGAGTTCCTgaggtggaagaagaggcccttgaggatgaggagaaagaccCTGTGGCCCAGCCGCCACCATCAGATGACACTCGAGTAGAGAACATGGACATCAGTGATGAAG AGGATGGGGGAGCTCTTCCACCAGGGTCCCCAGAGGGGCTGGAGGAAGACGAGgcagagctggagctgcagaagCAGCTGGAGAAGGGGCGCCGGCTGCGGCAGCTGCAACAACTGCAGCAGCTCCGAGACAGCGGTGAGAAG GTGCTGGAGATTGTGAAGAAACTGGAGTCTCGCCAGCGCggctgggaggaggaagaggaccctGAGAGGAAGGGGACCATCGTGTTCAATGCCACTTCTGAATTCTGCCGCACACTGGGGGAGATCCCCACCTACGGGTTGGCTGGCAACCgcgaggagcaggaggagctcaTG GACTTTGAAAGGGATGAAGAGCGCTCGGCCAACGGTGGCTCGGAATCAGATGGGGAAGAGAACATTGGCTGGAGCACCGTCAACCTGGATGAGGAGAAGCAGCATCAGGAT TTCTCTGCTTCTTCTACCACCATCCTGGATGAGGAGCCCATCGTGAACAGAGGGCTGGCTGCTGCCCTGCTCCTGTGTCAGAACAAAG GACTGCTGGAGACCACAGTACAAAAGGTGGCCCGGGTGAAGGCTCCCAATAAGTCACTGCCCTCAGCAGTGTACTGCATCGAGGATAAGAT GGCCATTGATGACAAGTACAGCCGACGGGAGGAGTACAGGGGCTTCACCCAGGACTTCAAGGAGAAAGATGGCTACAAGCCTGATGTTAAGATTGAATACGTGGATGAGACGGGCAGGAAACTGACTCCCAAGGAG GCATTCCGGCAGCTGTCCCACCGTTTCCATGGAAAAGGCTCAGGCAAGATGAAGACGGAGCGGCGGATGAAGAAGCTGGATGAGGAGGCG CTCCTGAAGAAAATGAGCTCCAGTGACACGCCCCTGGGCACCGTGGCACTGCTCCAGGAGAAGCAGAAGGCTCAGAAGACACCGTACATCGTGCTCAGTGGCAGTGGCAAGAGCATGAATGC GAACACCATCACCAAATGA
- the Banf1 gene encoding barrier-to-autointegration factor, with the protein MTTSQKHRDFVAEPMGEKPVGSLAGIGDVLSKRLEERGFDKAYVVLGQFLVLRKDEDLFREWLKDTCGANAKQSRDCFGCLREWCDAFL; encoded by the exons ATGACAACTTCCCAAAAGCACCGAGACTTCGTGGCAGAGCCCATGGGGGAAAAGCCAGTGGGGAGCCTGGCCGGGATTGGTGACGTCCTGAGCAAGAGGCTGGAGGAAAGGGGCTTTGACAAG GCTTATGTGGTCCTTGGCCAGTTTCTGGTGCTAAGGAAAGATGAAGACCTCTTCCGAGAATGGCTGAAGGATACATGTGGTGCCAATGCCAAGCAGTCCCGGGACTGCTTTGGGTGCCTTCGAGAATGGTGTGATGCCTTCTTGTAG